In one window of Spiroplasma corruscae DNA:
- a CDS encoding amino acid permease has translation MDKNVKNDQRIDPTEVLHVHINNKKVRKSAAFDFWRVFSIVFGNSIGVGIYLKSKQALLTAHNPYIVLIVLFLMSFIGVSMVFVFIELGTSAKNRYHTHTCFAETFIGRRTGSMFSLFYCIIYIPVYVGLMAITVSYYIFRVIDDYYDNSVWMNQDLEAFLIIFIAVFIIFFMCISNGYASNGWFKYLHIFFNNLKFLPLILVLGLGIYAKFYFNTTAFTDKNTSQWNFSYFILVIPMLLFELDGFMYGSSIEKEITHKRMLVFGQVVGVILVVSVNVLFALSLYFGTTDADSFSLISTVLPKDWALVLKLIIAIVVLGSVAGFTSFGVINLSSTTDNNGVQLVYFKKSQKMISHRLSGYINAILISTVLIVLTTTSWVIYKNSLNRTNKESEYYYVGQAVTFLIDKISDSVVVLAFTTYLILMVAALINHKTKKVNDVMNVKGNIYYNIVASSIMSFFLAYIYYDIFKKFGSNDIGQILQPLFVIIFLLLLFITFIINEVKLSKVNIDTNDFILRINPKNWTKKYNKQEAISNYKIKNKNFYSSLIIDNEEKK, from the coding sequence GTGGATAAAAATGTAAAAAATGATCAGAGAATAGATCCAACTGAAGTACTTCATGTTCATATAAATAATAAAAAAGTTAGAAAATCGGCAGCGTTTGATTTTTGAAGAGTATTTTCTATAGTTTTTGGAAACTCAATTGGGGTTGGAATATATCTTAAAAGTAAACAAGCATTATTAACTGCTCATAATCCTTATATTGTTTTAATAGTATTATTTTTAATGTCATTTATTGGTGTATCAATGGTTTTTGTTTTTATTGAACTTGGAACAAGTGCTAAAAATAGGTATCATACACATACATGTTTTGCAGAAACATTTATAGGTAGAAGAACTGGAAGTATGTTTTCATTATTTTATTGCATAATATACATTCCTGTATATGTGGGTTTAATGGCAATTACAGTATCATATTATATTTTTAGAGTAATTGATGATTATTATGATAACTCAGTTTGAATGAACCAAGATTTAGAAGCTTTTTTAATAATTTTTATAGCAGTATTCATAATATTTTTTATGTGTATATCAAATGGATATGCATCTAATGGTTGATTTAAGTATTTACATATATTTTTTAATAACCTTAAATTCTTACCTTTAATATTAGTTTTAGGATTAGGAATATATGCTAAATTTTATTTTAATACAACTGCATTTACTGATAAAAATACTTCTCAATGAAACTTTAGCTATTTTATATTAGTTATTCCAATGCTATTATTTGAGTTAGATGGTTTCATGTATGGATCAAGTATTGAAAAAGAAATAACTCACAAAAGAATGTTAGTTTTTGGACAAGTTGTAGGGGTTATATTAGTAGTTAGTGTAAATGTTTTGTTTGCTCTATCATTATATTTTGGAACAACTGACGCTGATTCATTTTCTTTAATCTCCACAGTATTACCTAAAGATTGAGCATTAGTTTTAAAACTAATTATTGCAATAGTAGTTCTTGGTTCTGTTGCTGGTTTTACTAGTTTTGGTGTAATTAATTTGAGTAGTACAACTGATAATAATGGTGTTCAACTAGTTTATTTTAAAAAAAGTCAAAAGATGATATCACATAGATTAAGCGGTTATATTAATGCAATATTAATATCAACTGTATTAATAGTATTAACTACAACCTCTTGAGTAATTTATAAGAATTCACTTAATAGAACAAATAAAGAAAGTGAGTATTATTATGTTGGTCAAGCAGTTACTTTCTTAATTGACAAAATATCAGATTCTGTTGTAGTTCTTGCATTTACTACATATTTAATATTAATGGTAGCAGCATTAATAAATCATAAAACTAAAAAAGTTAATGATGTTATGAATGTAAAAGGTAATATTTATTATAATATTGTTGCATCAAGTATTATGTCATTCTTTTTAGCTTATATATACTATGATATATTTAAAAAGTTTGGTTCAAATGATATCGGGCAAATTTTACAACCTTTATTTGTTATTATTTTTTTACTATTACTATTTATTACATTCATTATTAATGAAGTAAAACTTTCAAAAGTAAATATTGATACAAATGATTTTATTTTAAGAATAAATCCTAAAAATTGAACTAAAAAATATAATAAACAAGAAGCAATATCAAATTATAAAATAAAAAATAAAAACTTTTATTCTTCTTTAATCATTGATAATGAAGAAAAAAAATAA